In a genomic window of Melitaea cinxia chromosome 2, ilMelCinx1.1, whole genome shotgun sequence:
- the LOC123661941 gene encoding thrombin-like enzyme elegaxobin-1, with translation SIEDNRDDEVTDDAKEDSMDIAGEAEPSNVTICSRRKNSQVHEIRKATPNQFPFIVAIMSPRNEYVCAGSLVSNGLILTSAQCTDSISYVLVNTTSERKTNDTISLHIIKNEKFPTYTGTKSLKDVALIYTEKHNNTIASKIKVSNYTNSQSLGDLEAVGFGLNVDIGQLKELQYVGVDPREWSGDKLIAYIDCIDTKVPTCFRDKGGPLIFNNELVGIISTGQKECTNEIVSSYAINKKILEGLPTYTFKAWLDEKIAMNIEKAEEQLETFPKKPLLREASVHVMTSGARSKKCTVISVLILLCLKLD, from the coding sequence agcatCGAAGACAACCGAGATGATGAAGTTACAGACGACGCAAAAGAGGATTCAATGGATATAGCCGGTGAAGCAGAACCCAGCAATGTTACTATCTGCTCGAGaaggaaaaatagtcaagtgcaTGAAATACGTAAGGCCACTCCAAATCAGTTTCCTTTCATAGTGGCAATAATGTCACCTCGGAACGAATACGTGTGTGCTGGCTCTTTAGTCTCCAATGGCTTAATTCTTACGTCTGCACAATGCACGGATTCTATTAGCTATGTCCTAGTAAATACCACGAGTGAAAGAAAAACTAACGACACTATCTCGCtgcatattattaaaaatgaaaaatttccaACATACACTGGAACCAAATCATTGAAAGACGTAGCTCTTATATATACCGAAAAACATAACAATACAATtgcatcaaaaataaaagttagcAATTACACAAACTCACAATCATTGGGCGATTTAGAAGCTGTTGGCTTTGGCTTAAACGTTGACATTGGACAATTAAAAGAACTACAATATGTCGGTGTAGACCCGAGGGAGTGGAGTGGAGACAAATTAATTGCTTATATCGATTGTATTGATACGAAGGTTCCTACCTGTTTTAGAGACAAAGGTGGACCTCTAATATTTAACAATGAACTAGTTGGTATTATAAGTACAGGTCAAAAAGAATGTACGAATGAAATTGTATCGAGTTAtgctattaacaaaaaaattttagaaGGACTGCCAACATATACCTTTAAAGCTTGGCTTGACGAGAAAATTGCTATGAATATTGAAAAAGCCGAAGAACAGTTGGAGACCTTTCCAAAGAAACCTTTACTGCGTGAAGCTTCAGTTCATGTTATGACTAGTGGCGCACGGTCAAAGAAATGTACTGTCATATCTGTTTTAATATTGTTGTGTTTAAAATTAGACTAA